The DNA segment ACTCTTCATCTGACGTCATCACGCAAAGGACCCAAACGGTCCCATCAGGTTCAGCTCCTCGCATAAGACAATCCAAATCTGTCCGAAAGACCATAGCTGTCAGCAACTGCAATGGCCGAGGGCCTTAATTCGCCGCAACTCATTTTACAGAGAGGACTTGCGTTATTCCTGGCGATGGCCGCATTGCATTGTTCACTGATTACAATATATTTACTACGTAGTGAACAAGGCGATTTTGGTGAACTCCATGCGAGACCAGGAACTCGTCCGCCAAGCGGATCGCGTGCTCCGGGAAGTCCTCGAAGGGGTGCCAGGTTTTCGGGTCACCTCCCGGCGCGAACCCAAGCAGCACCGTCGGGAAAGCGACCTGATCGTCGATGCCGTTTCCAAGTCAGCGAGATTCCGCTTCTTCGTCGAAGTGAGGTCGCGCGTCACGCCGCAAACAGCGCTCTCCCTCTGCGACCAATTCCCCAAACTCCCCGCACGCGTGATTCCTGTCGTCTATGCGCCCACCATTTCGCCGCGGGTACATCAAGCAGCTGCTCGACAGTGCGCGTGTCGTGCGACACCTCTCCCAATCGCATTCTGAGATCCTCACGCAGTTCCAGAAGCTGACAGAACTACGGAACTTGGTTGAGTAACTCGGTCGGGCAGCCAACTTTCTGAGTGCCGACATTACCGGACGCACGTAAGCTAGACCCCGTCGGCGCGTTGGTGCCTTACAATAGCCCCCCGACCTCGGCAACCTCGGTCGATATGACCGAAGTAGGTTGGCAGCATGAGCGTTCGTGACACAGGACGGTTCGTCATGTGCGCGCAAACCTCACGGTCGATTTTGTTCCCCCTCGGGGGAACAAAGGCAGGCGAAAACCAACGACGAAACAACCAGCTCCAGGCACAACCTACTCCGCTCCGCGCAGCCAATGAACCCAAGGCGCCCAACGGAAGCCCGGAATTCGTGGTAGCAGCTTCCTTCACCGAGGCTCATTGGCCGCGTGGACAGCAATAAAATCAAATGTGCGCATCTTGACGGACGCTTTCGATGGTTTGCAGCCGTCGCAACTATTTCAAAACCCCTTTACGCGACACAGCATTGCCAAACAGTCGCCTAAATTGCAAAGACTGCCTACTTCTCTGACTTAGCAGCCAGCGTCGTCGCGAACGAATAAATCATGCCCAAAAAAGTCAAGCACCAGGCGGCGATGGCGACGTAGATGAAATAGCGCGGAATGACCGCCAGAAACGGTGCTTCGATTGCCTGAGACAATCGATAGGTACACACCGTGTACATTCCCAGTGGAAACACCGCGCCCCAGTATTGCGGATCGTAGGCGAGCCGAAAACGCTTGTAGAGATGTCGCCACGCGCCAAGGGTCACCAGCATTGGAATCCACCAGGTCGCCGTGGCCCAAAAGAACAGCGTGAAGCCTTTGAGAAAAGGCGTCAGTTGGCTCAGGATCGCCGAACTCGGAACCGCCGAAATCAGTGTTGCACCTGCCAGCGTGGAGATGGCCATCGCTCCCATGTTGATCCAATAAGGCGGTGCCAGGTCGGCGGGACTCATGGGAAAGAAGGAATATCGATAGAAGATCAGCGAGATAATCCACATATAGAGCATTCCGCCTGCCAACCACAGCGCGAGTGCGAAGAATAGAATCTGCTCCCGAGAGGAACCGAACCCTTCGGACAGCATCGTTCCGAGCACCGAGATGGACTGCACGGCGACAACGGATACCAACCATCCACCATGAATGCCGTCGGGCAGTGGAGGCTTTGATTCCTTGACGGCAAGGCTCGTGAAGATGGCATAGGTGAGCACGAATCCCAGGACCGTCCCCAGACACCACAGCCCCACCGCCACCCATCGAAGTTCGGCAATCAGCAGAAACTGATTTCCGAGCACGCAGGTTGCCGCAACCGTCGTGAAAAATCCGACGCCCCGTTTGTGATCGGTCAGGTCCGCAATGAACCGGCCAGGACAAACCACCAGTCTGACAATCGTGAGCACGAGAAGAATCACATAGGCCGGAACATTGAGCCAGAACAAGGCGCGAGCGATGCTCGGCATCGCCAGAAGGTGGCAGCCGATCGATACGATGCCCGTCGCCATGACCAAGGCGAAGTAGTTCGGGTTCAGCGTCTCGACGATCTCCCACCCCACCGAGCCGGTCCGCTCCGTTTTCTTGGCGGTTTCGCTCACGTGGGTCGCCTTCGAGGGTCACCGATCGAGAAGAACGAGATACCGCAAAAGACCGGCGTTCAGGCCCAGGCAAATCGTACTGGCCACGGCCGCCGGCCAGACGATCGTATGATTGCCCCCCAGGAACGCGTTCATGGTGGCCGTGAGCAGCCAGAGCTGCATCACGACCAGGATCAGCACCAAGATCAAGATGGCGTAGACAATCGACAGCCGTTGCCCGCGTGTCTTAGGCAGGTTGCTCATGATGCGCGCTCTTCAACGCCGGTGGCGTAGACAATGCCGCGATCGATTCGCAACTGAATCCGCGGCAGAGGCCGCCTGGGCGGTCCTGCGATGGGCCGCCCCGTGCCGAGGTCGAAATAGCCTTCATGACATGGACAGTGAAGCCGGCCCTGCTCTAACTCGGGGCGAACCGGGCACATCAGATGTGTGCAAAGGCTCGAATAGGCCAGGAACTCGTTTTCCGACTGGCGAATCAACAAGCAAGGATCGCGCTGGGTCGGGAAGTGAAATCCAACCGCTTGGCCGACCTGC comes from the Pirellulales bacterium genome and includes:
- a CDS encoding tellurite resistance/C4-dicarboxylate transporter family protein produces the protein MSETAKKTERTGSVGWEIVETLNPNYFALVMATGIVSIGCHLLAMPSIARALFWLNVPAYVILLVLTIVRLVVCPGRFIADLTDHKRGVGFFTTVAATCVLGNQFLLIAELRWVAVGLWCLGTVLGFVLTYAIFTSLAVKESKPPLPDGIHGGWLVSVVAVQSISVLGTMLSEGFGSSREQILFFALALWLAGGMLYMWIISLIFYRYSFFPMSPADLAPPYWINMGAMAISTLAGATLISAVPSSAILSQLTPFLKGFTLFFWATATWWIPMLVTLGAWRHLYKRFRLAYDPQYWGAVFPLGMYTVCTYRLSQAIEAPFLAVIPRYFIYVAIAAWCLTFLGMIYSFATTLAAKSEK
- a CDS encoding Rieske 2Fe-2S domain-containing protein, coding for MEDNNVQVTNFPDGRPQRVQPRWRQDFPIDLEADEYGARRDFTKFMVLTSLAFACGQLWIALLSTFRGRSPREQRIAAVDDVQVGQAVGFHFPTQRDPCLLIRQSENEFLAYSSLCTHLMCPVRPELEQGRLHCPCHEGYFDLGTGRPIAGPPRRPLPRIQLRIDRGIVYATGVEERAS